The Comamonas testosteroni genome contains the following window.
CTGAATGACGCCATCCAGAAGCAGGCCGGTTTGCAGGCTGCTGCTGATCGCGCTCGCCGTGAGCGTGACGGCATGCAGCACAAGCTGTCCGATGCCGAGCAGCGACTTGCTGACGCTTCCCCCAGTGCCTGCATCGAGTACGCCTCAACCCTCAACCGCGTATTCGGGCAGTGCAGCCAGCGATACACGGAGCTGGCAATCCGAGCTGATGGCCACGCAGCTGATGCAGCAACCTGCCGCGCAGCCTGGCCAGTGATCCCCCAGGCCAAGGAGAACCAATGACCCCCCGTTTGTATGAAGGCACCAAGCGCCTGTTGGCAACGCCCATGACCCGTGGCGCATACAACCAGTATCGAGGCTGGGAGGCTCCTGCCGACGAGAACCCCAAGGACGAGGGCTACCTTGTCGAATATCAAGACGGCGGCAAGGCCAATGACGCCCGGCATGCCAACTACATCAGCTGGAGCCCAAAGGATGTGTTCGACCGCAGCTACAAGGAGCTGCCCGTATCCACCTTGCCACCCCACCAGCAGCGCGTGCTGGATGAAAAGCAAGAGCTGGACATCCGAATCACCAGGCTGGACGAGTTCATTCTGCGAAATGCCTTGTTCCGCGAACTGGAGAACGAAGAGCAGGACCGCATGCGCCGCCAGCTCGATGTGATGCGCGAGCTGTCTGTGATCCTGGGTGAGCGCATCTCTGCTTTCTAAGCCTTCCGGCCCGCACCGGCCGGCTGCCGGATTTTGGAGATCCCTGTGAACCTGTCTTTCAACACATCCCCCAAGATGCTCCTATGCATCGCCGCCGTGATTCTGGCGGTCCTTCTGTTCTGCGCCTTCAAGGTGAACACCAACCCCAGCGGGATCGCGCTGACTGGCTTCATCTTCTCCTGTGTGGCCTTGGCCGTGCTGGCGCTGGCCGTCAAGCTGGACATGGTGGCCCTGGCGCTGCACAAGCAGCTGGAGCCCAAGACAGGCGGCACACTGGGCCCGAATGTGGTCGGGGTGCAGCGCGATCACCGCAACGACCTGGAGTATTCCCTTGTGCATGCGCTGGCGCCTCATTTGGTGAACACCAAGAGCGCGCCCGAACTGGGGGCATTTATCCGGGATGTGGCCAACTCAATTCAGGGCCGCGGCTGTCAGGTGCCTACAGAGGTTTGCACATGTGGCCCGAATGCCGGCTGCACCAATTGCCCTGCTGGTGGCGGTCAGAGTCTGCAGGCCGCCAAGGATGGACTGTCGCAATCAGCCACAAGAACAGCAGAGGCCTTGGCTAAAAGTCTGAATCTGCCCTCATAAGCTTGCAGCTTCCTCAGTAGCCTTCTACCAAAGGCATTTCCGCCCCATCGACCGCAATCATCACGCCCGTGGTGTTGGGGGCGATTTCAATTGGGACTCCCCACAGCTCATTAGGCTTGCCGAAGGAGTTGACGATGTTGAACTGACGCAGCGACGCGCGAGCGGATATCTTTAACTACATCGAAATGTTCTACAACTCGCAGCGCCGTCATTCGTCTGCAGCGGGGCTATCGCCCATCGGTTTGAACAGCGCTATTCCCAACGGCTCAAGAGTGTCTAGCCAAGCCGGGGCGATTCACATCTAAAGCTTTGCCCATAACCTGGTTGCAAAGGCTTTTGAAAATTACCAAGCAGAGGCTGCACAATTGAAAGCATTCAGGTAAAAATCGTCTGCAACCTTACGAATAAATTACCTTATCAATAATATTCGTAAGAGAAATTTCATTTGACTCAAACTTAAAATTCAAAAAAAGAGAGTTCAGATGATACCTGTCAGCATCGCATATCTGACAGCTTGTGCTCTGGTTTTGACCTGCATTTTTCCATAAATGTTTTTTACATGTGTTGCCACAGTCAATGGGCTGATTTCCAAGTAGGACGCAATCTCTTGAGTGCTTTTTCCTTGAGCTATCAAATTCAATATATCTATTTCTCTTTCAGTCAGCGACTCGAATTTTCTGTGAGTGAAGATGTTTTCCCCATGCATAGCTGCATTGAATATTTTTGGAATGATTTTCTTCGCCACTCGGGGAGATATCGCAGCCCCACCATTGGCTACTTCCAGCACAGCCTGCAAATAGCTTCCAAACCATGAGTGCTTAACCAGATATCCAACAGCGCCTCGCTTAAGAGCATCCATAGCCGCATCGTCGTTTTCACTTGCGGAAATTGCAATGCATTGCACTTCAGGCCTTTTTAGTTGGATTGACTCCAGCAGCTCAACTCCTTGGCCTTCACCAATAGCTAGGTCGATGAGAAGCACATCGAACTCTTGTGAAAAGACGTTCTTGCGAGCTTCTTTGTAGCTGGAAGCCTGCCCTACCAGAAGAGTGCGCGGGTCACGCATGAGCTCCTGCGCGATCACGTTCCTGATGTGTCTGTCTTCATCGGCCAGAAAGACTCGCACAGGTTGGTTCTGCTGACCTTTCATGTCAGATGGCCACATACCACCGAAGGCAATAGATGCGCCTTCCGTTCTGCCGACGTCAGATCGCGAGCTCATAGATGCGTCGGATAGATACATGTTGCACCCCTGCAGGTAGATGGATTGGTTGGCAGTCCCGGGAAAATAAAATCTGCCTTATTGAAAATCTACAAAAAACAAATAAAGAATATTTTGGTTTTATCTTTTACAAATTAAAACTCCAATATTTGGTATTAGCTTATGCAAATGAACAGAAATAGATGAAAACCCTTTGTTCTTGAAATAATCGATATAAAAAACAAAAAGAAATATAGATTACTTATTTTGACGCTGTAAGAATTTTTCCCTAGATGCTATATATTAAATAGCGTGACATGTACAAAATTCAAGGATGCGATAAGTTTTGTAGTAGATATTTTTCTTGAAGAAAATATTTACAAATAGGGTATTACTGTTTCTCATTCATTTTCTGAAACTGCCTCTACCGAAAGCCTGTTTTGGAAAGTAAATAAGCACTCCAAGACTTGATGACGGTTAACAGGAGCCTCTTGCAGATCTGCAATTGGTCTTTTGCTCACACACACTCTCTTTCACTTGTCTGAGAACTCGCTATTCAAAGGAACGATTATGAAAAAGTCTCTGATTGCCATGGCGGTTATTGCATTGGCTGGTGTTGCATCTGCTGCCGTTAGTGGCTCTAGCATCGCTGCAACAAACACGACGTCGAGCGCATCTTCAGCTACGGTGTCGGGTGCAGCCAGCTCGGGCAACGGTGCTGCGCTGAGCATGAATAGTGCAACCTCTGGTGCAACCTCCAACGCCAATGCTGCTGGTGGCGGCATTGCTGTAGGCCCTTACGGTGCTGGTGCTGCTGCGGTCAATGGTGGCGCAAC
Protein-coding sequences here:
- a CDS encoding crAss001_48 related protein gives rise to the protein MTPRLYEGTKRLLATPMTRGAYNQYRGWEAPADENPKDEGYLVEYQDGGKANDARHANYISWSPKDVFDRSYKELPVSTLPPHQQRVLDEKQELDIRITRLDEFILRNALFRELENEEQDRMRRQLDVMRELSVILGERISAF
- a CDS encoding LuxR C-terminal-related transcriptional regulator, with translation MYLSDASMSSRSDVGRTEGASIAFGGMWPSDMKGQQNQPVRVFLADEDRHIRNVIAQELMRDPRTLLVGQASSYKEARKNVFSQEFDVLLIDLAIGEGQGVELLESIQLKRPEVQCIAISASENDDAAMDALKRGAVGYLVKHSWFGSYLQAVLEVANGGAAISPRVAKKIIPKIFNAAMHGENIFTHRKFESLTEREIDILNLIAQGKSTQEIASYLEISPLTVATHVKNIYGKMQVKTRAQAVRYAMLTGII